In one window of Hyla sarda isolate aHylSar1 chromosome 1, aHylSar1.hap1, whole genome shotgun sequence DNA:
- the LOC130309766 gene encoding hydroxycarboxylic acid receptor 3-like: MLALRNKKISTMPLDGSHSSSNQSNNTCCFFEDPVLSNGLPTVLIIIFVLGSIFNGTALWAFFFHVKSWKSSTVYLFNLSVADFFLIICLPFRIDYYLKQKTWIYGDIPCRIMLFMLAMNRAGSIFFLTLVGLDRYFKVVHPHHIVNSISIWNAIFATCSVWFVAISVTVFILTKDHTGGSIFRNAYCDSFIVCPADSYWHDLLYIIEFFLPLCIVLFCSYSIIWSLRQRNMDKDLKIKRAVKCIILVGVVFFICFLPSVSSRIEIIRLQESPLHSNCSIYRSVETAFFITMCFTYMNSMCNPLFYYLSNPSLRNYYLTIIKKLRIRPFTSNSAFPK; the protein is encoded by the coding sequence ATGCTAGCACTAAGAAATAAGAAGATTTCTACAATGCCACTGGATGGTTCACATTCATCTTCTAACCAGAGCAATAATACTTGTTGCTTTTTTGAGGATCCTGTACTTTCTAATGGGCTCCCTACAGTTTTAATAATCATTTTTGTGCTAGGATCTATATTCAATGGGACAGCCTTATGGGCTTTCTTCTTCCATGTCAAGTCTTGGAAATCTAGCACAGTTTATCTCTTCAACCTGTCAGTAGCTGATTTTTTCTTGATTATCTGCCTGCCATTCAGAATAGACTATTATCTGAAGCAGAAGACCTGGATTTATGGAGATATTCCATGCAGAATAATGCTTTTCATGCTTGCCATGAACAGGGCAGGAAGCATTTTCTTCCTTACACTTGTTGGTTTGGATCGATATTTTAAAGTAGTCCACCCGCATCATATAGTCAACTCCATTTCCATCTGGAATGCTATTTTTGCTACTTGTTCTGTTTGGTTTGTTGCAATATCAGTGACGGTGTTTATTCTCACTAAAGATCACACTGGTGGAAGCATTTTCAGGAATGCATACTGCGACAGTTTTATTGTATGTCCTGCTGACTCATATTGGCATGACCTCTTATACATTATTGAGTTTTTCCTTCCTTTGTGCATTGTCTTATTCTGCTCATACAGTATCATCTGGAGTCTTAGACAAAGGAACATGGACAAAGATCTAAAGATTAAAAGGGCTGTCAAATGTATCATCTTGGTTGGAGTTGTCTTCTTTATATGCTTTTTACCAAGTGTGTCCTCCAGGATTGAAATTATAAGGCTCCAGGAGTCTCCACTGCACAGCAACTGCAGTATCTACAGATCTGTGGAAACAGCTTTCTTTATCACTATGTGCTTTACTTACATGAACAGTATGTGCAATCCTTTATTTTATTACCTTTCCAATCCTTCATTAAGAAATTACTATTTAACAATTATCAAAAAACTCAGAATAAGACCATTTACTTCAAATTCTGCTTTTCCAAAGTGA